The proteins below are encoded in one region of Alistipes indistinctus YIT 12060:
- a CDS encoding cysteine peptidase family C39 domain-containing protein: protein MDSVRRIEDSIIGPEPSGEYCVDHYNYFGPETTTKGPFITTRWGQLWLFNQYHASAIYGPTIAVVQLMAYYNWPLPMQNYESQSITVFNWPEDRGYVFGPILQMYPEAVERVSRACHKVVNFLLENEGESYGVTVEAIKNTYGEYGYIADKMESYSSSLIRTDLDKARPVLMSGYSSTNWWDGDMGASGWIVDGYKDTYSSYQLVRTWYDA from the coding sequence ATGGATTCCGTGCGCCGGATCGAGGACAGTATAATTGGTCCGGAGCCGAGCGGGGAATATTGCGTCGATCATTATAACTATTTCGGTCCTGAAACCACGACCAAGGGCCCGTTCATTACAACTCGGTGGGGACAATTATGGCTGTTCAATCAATATCATGCAAGTGCGATATATGGACCGACCATAGCCGTGGTGCAGTTAATGGCTTATTACAATTGGCCGCTTCCCATGCAGAACTATGAATCGCAATCCATCACGGTTTTCAACTGGCCGGAAGACCGGGGATATGTTTTCGGTCCTATCCTGCAAATGTATCCGGAAGCGGTCGAACGGGTTTCACGGGCATGTCATAAAGTGGTTAATTTTTTACTTGAAAATGAGGGTGAGAGTTATGGAGTGACTGTCGAAGCGATAAAAAACACTTATGGAGAGTACGGATATATCGCCGATAAAATGGAATCTTACTCATCTTCATTGATCAGAACAGATCTGGACAAGGCGCGACCGGTACTGATGAGCGGCTACAGTTCAACCAACTGGTGGGACGGAGACATGGGGGCAAGTGGTTGGATCGTCGATGGATATAAAGATACTTATTCCTCATATCAACTCGTTAGGACGTGGTATGATGCTTAA